From a region of the Deinococcus terrestris genome:
- a CDS encoding ABC transporter permease subunit, translating into MTLTAAPSRPRSAAPPDGVRGFLLAILILAVLLGGAVLIGWLLSGLTARFFPEAPPYLILVFTVGALLLGMPVVARLFPWMVSWYYLVPSLVFLAAFTVLPIVLTVNYAFTNYSGQNSGNPDTGVRTEAALSPDRRTLTLAEIPEGDSLAEFLRCANPNCVGDTAVLYDEDASTPVRAQIASVEGRSVTLTAPVAETFQPVSVTRLNRYEFVGLANFREIFARASSALWPVFVWTVVFAFSTVVINAIAGLILGILLYNKRLKGRNIYRTLLFLPWAIPAVISVQMWKALLNQQFGIVNKSLGLLGIAAIPWLGDPLWAKISVLLVNLWLGFPYMMTATISALATINDDLYEAASIDGASRWQQIQNITLPLLRNSFTPILLSGFAFNFNNFGIIYLLTQGGPTQEGRDATAQSTDILLSWGYNTAFAASGGQNYALASAIALIVFFLTLAISLVNFKAAGVFEEARR; encoded by the coding sequence ATGACCTTGACCGCTGCTCCTTCCCGCCCGCGCAGCGCCGCTCCCCCGGACGGCGTGCGCGGTTTTTTGCTGGCGATCCTGATTCTGGCCGTGCTGCTGGGCGGGGCCGTGCTGATTGGCTGGCTGCTCTCGGGCCTGACCGCCCGCTTCTTCCCGGAAGCGCCTCCTTACCTGATCCTGGTGTTCACCGTGGGGGCGCTGCTGCTGGGCATGCCGGTGGTCGCGCGGCTCTTTCCCTGGATGGTGAGCTGGTATTACCTGGTGCCGTCGCTGGTGTTTCTGGCGGCCTTCACGGTGCTGCCTATCGTGCTGACGGTGAACTACGCCTTTACCAACTACAGCGGGCAGAACAGCGGCAACCCGGACACCGGCGTGCGGACGGAAGCCGCGCTCTCGCCGGACCGCCGGACCCTGACGCTGGCCGAGATTCCCGAGGGGGACTCGTTGGCGGAGTTCCTGCGCTGCGCCAACCCCAATTGTGTGGGCGACACGGCGGTGCTGTACGACGAGGACGCCTCCACGCCCGTACGGGCACAGATCGCCTCGGTGGAGGGCCGCAGCGTCACCCTGACCGCCCCCGTCGCAGAGACGTTCCAGCCCGTCAGTGTGACGCGCCTCAACCGCTACGAGTTTGTGGGGCTCGCCAACTTCCGCGAGATCTTCGCACGGGCGAGCAGTGCGCTGTGGCCGGTCTTCGTGTGGACGGTGGTGTTCGCCTTTTCCACGGTGGTGATCAATGCCATCGCCGGGCTGATCTTGGGCATCCTGCTCTACAACAAGCGGCTCAAGGGCCGCAACATCTACCGCACGCTGCTGTTCTTGCCCTGGGCGATTCCAGCGGTGATCAGCGTGCAGATGTGGAAGGCGCTGCTCAACCAGCAGTTCGGCATCGTGAACAAGTCGCTGGGCCTGCTGGGCATCGCGGCGATTCCCTGGCTGGGTGACCCGCTGTGGGCCAAGATCAGCGTGCTGCTGGTCAACCTGTGGCTGGGCTTTCCGTACATGATGACGGCCACCATCAGTGCGCTGGCGACCATCAACGACGATCTCTACGAGGCGGCCAGCATCGACGGCGCGAGCCGCTGGCAGCAGATCCAGAACATCACGCTGCCCCTGCTGCGTAACTCGTTCACGCCGATTCTGCTGTCGGGATTCGCCTTCAACTTCAACAACTTCGGCATCATTTATCTGCTCACCCAGGGCGGGCCGACCCAAGAAGGCCGTGACGCCACGGCGCAGAGCACCGACATTCTGCTGTCGTGGGGCTACAACACGGCCTTCGCGGCCAGCGGGGGGCAAAACTACGCCCTGGCCAGCGCCATCGCGCTGATCGTCTTTTTCCTGACCCTCGCCATCAGTCTGGTGAACTTCAAGGCGGCTGGGGTCTTTGAGGAGGCCCGGCGATGA
- a CDS encoding sugar ABC transporter substrate-binding protein, whose protein sequence is MKKALTVLSLALLGSASAANLTVWTHFGGPELTWLRSQADAFKKKTGHNIQIVSVPFDQIPDKLIQSAPKGQGPDLVLTLPQDRLGQLAAAGVIDSMDRYVTSRSDFDRTALSAMTYKGKLMGMPMSAESVALVYNKKLVPNAPTTWSQFLSVAQKNTGSGRFGFLTDIGEAYSNYGIISAYGGYVFRNTGGTLNPKDVGLANAGADKASAFLNDLRYKYNLVPEGVTGDAVKSAFLDGRAAMIVTGPWNMGDIKKAGINFGIAPFPTPPGASGKWSPFVGVQGVMLNAYSKNKAAAAQFAREIVKSDAQVSFNKAGGRIPVSLSARTKLKSDPVVVGFGKTISMGTPMPNVVEMGAVWGPWTNAIGQSVQKPNQNYSQILDRAVQEINKNIK, encoded by the coding sequence ATGAAAAAAGCTCTGACGGTTCTGTCCCTCGCCCTGCTGGGAAGCGCCAGCGCGGCCAACCTGACGGTCTGGACTCACTTTGGTGGCCCCGAGCTGACCTGGCTGCGTAGCCAGGCCGACGCCTTCAAGAAGAAGACGGGTCACAACATCCAGATTGTCAGCGTTCCCTTCGATCAGATTCCGGACAAGCTCATCCAGAGCGCTCCCAAGGGTCAGGGGCCGGATCTGGTGCTGACCCTGCCGCAAGACCGCCTTGGGCAGCTTGCTGCGGCGGGCGTGATTGACTCCATGGACCGCTACGTGACCAGCCGCAGCGATTTTGACCGGACGGCCCTCTCGGCGATGACCTACAAGGGCAAGCTGATGGGTATGCCCATGTCTGCCGAGTCGGTGGCGCTGGTCTACAACAAGAAGCTGGTTCCCAACGCCCCCACCACCTGGTCGCAGTTTCTCAGCGTCGCCCAGAAGAACACCGGCAGCGGCCGCTTCGGCTTCCTGACGGACATCGGCGAGGCGTACAGCAACTACGGCATCATTAGCGCCTACGGCGGCTACGTGTTCAGGAACACGGGCGGCACGCTGAACCCCAAGGACGTGGGCCTGGCCAACGCGGGTGCCGACAAGGCCAGCGCGTTCCTGAACGACCTGCGCTACAAGTACAACCTCGTTCCCGAGGGGGTGACGGGTGACGCCGTCAAGAGCGCCTTCCTGGACGGCCGGGCGGCCATGATCGTCACGGGTCCCTGGAACATGGGCGACATCAAGAAGGCGGGCATCAACTTCGGCATCGCCCCCTTCCCCACCCCTCCCGGCGCGAGCGGCAAGTGGAGCCCCTTCGTGGGCGTGCAGGGCGTGATGCTCAACGCCTACAGCAAGAACAAGGCGGCGGCGGCGCAGTTCGCCCGCGAGATCGTCAAGAGCGACGCGCAGGTGTCCTTCAACAAGGCGGGTGGCCGCATCCCGGTGAGCCTCTCGGCCCGCACCAAGCTCAAGAGTGACCCGGTGGTCGTCGGCTTCGGCAAGACCATCAGCATGGGCACCCCGATGCCGAACGTCGTGGAGATGGGTGCTGTGTGGGGTCCCTGGACCAATGCCATCGGCCAGAGCGTGCAGAAGCCCAACCAGAACTACAGCCAGATTCTTGACCGGGCCGTGCAAGAGATCAACAAGAACATCAAGTAA
- a CDS encoding MFS transporter → MTAAPARPRGPLSPKLILFLTIFVAMLGLSVLFPIIAPLGRELGLSVTQIGWFSTAYSLAQFVFSPIWGSRSERVGRKPVLILGLVGFSLSFGLFGVLAVLGAQGVLAGGLLFVLLVLSRVVGGVLSSATLPTAQAMMADLSSEKDRAAAMGLIGAAFGLGVVFGPALGAALSGFGLTTPIFFSAGLGLVTALAAWRTLPETRRADAAPAPAGERRALLGRPGILLFLAVSALYTLASVGMEQTIAFYVQDTLRLTPEGTARTVGLMLAVFGLLAAAVQGGAMRPLSRKFAPGPLISVGLLVMGAGMFLLPLGQSFWPITAALAVIGVGSAVLGPSLSAALSLSAGAGQQGAVAGLNSSALALGRMTGPLIGTGLYQGVGHAAPYFLSGGILLALLLWTLIARPQVRPAQGAKI, encoded by the coding sequence ATGACTGCCGCCCCCGCCCGCCCACGCGGCCCGCTCTCGCCCAAGCTGATCCTGTTCCTGACCATCTTCGTCGCCATGCTGGGCCTGAGCGTGCTGTTTCCCATCATCGCGCCGTTGGGGCGGGAACTCGGCCTCTCGGTGACGCAGATCGGCTGGTTCTCGACTGCCTACAGCCTCGCGCAGTTCGTCTTCTCGCCGATCTGGGGCAGCCGCAGCGAGCGGGTGGGACGCAAGCCGGTGCTGATTCTGGGATTGGTTGGCTTCTCGCTGAGCTTCGGGCTGTTCGGGGTGCTGGCGGTGCTGGGGGCGCAGGGGGTGCTGGCCGGGGGCCTGCTCTTCGTCCTGCTGGTGCTCTCGCGCGTGGTGGGCGGCGTGCTGTCGAGCGCGACCCTCCCCACCGCGCAGGCGATGATGGCCGACCTCAGCAGCGAGAAGGACCGCGCCGCCGCCATGGGGCTGATCGGTGCGGCGTTCGGGCTGGGCGTGGTGTTTGGTCCGGCGCTGGGAGCGGCCCTGTCAGGGTTCGGACTGACCACCCCCATCTTCTTCAGCGCGGGGTTGGGGCTGGTTACGGCGCTCGCCGCGTGGCGCACCCTCCCCGAGACGCGCCGGGCGGACGCGGCTCCGGCCCCGGCTGGGGAACGACGTGCCCTGTTGGGGCGGCCGGGCATCCTCCTCTTTCTGGCGGTGAGTGCGCTGTACACCCTGGCGAGCGTGGGCATGGAGCAGACCATCGCCTTTTACGTGCAGGACACCCTGCGCCTGACCCCGGAGGGTACGGCGCGGACGGTGGGGCTGATGCTCGCGGTCTTCGGGCTGCTCGCGGCGGCGGTGCAGGGCGGGGCCATGCGGCCCCTGAGCCGCAAGTTCGCGCCGGGACCCCTGATTTCGGTGGGGCTGCTGGTGATGGGAGCGGGCATGTTCCTGCTCCCGCTGGGACAGAGCTTCTGGCCCATCACGGCGGCGCTGGCGGTGATCGGGGTGGGCAGCGCGGTCCTCGGCCCCAGCCTGAGCGCGGCCCTCTCGCTGAGCGCGGGGGCGGGGCAGCAGGGTGCGGTGGCGGGATTGAACAGCAGCGCCCTTGCCCTGGGCCGGATGACCGGACCCCTGATCGGCACCGGGCTGTACCAGGGCGTCGGCCACGCGGCGCCCTACTTCCTGAGCGGCGGCATCCTCCTCGCCCTGCTGCTGTGGACCCTGATCGCCCGGCCCCAGGTCCGCCCGGCGCAGGGGGCGAAGATCTGA
- a CDS encoding RsmB/NOP family class I SAM-dependent RNA methyltransferase — MTAPRPIFNPARALAVRVLMRVLAGETFAAPALDSALAAARLPTRDAGLATHIVYGTLRHAPTLEAALTPLLRGETHPKTRALLLAGAFEKLVLGTPPHAVVSEYVGLARGARLAPSGLVNAVLRRMDLPPVTEETRFALPGWLIQMFRAAYGERAEAVMADLLTPQPLWLSLSEEGVRALEAEGSAVEPGPNGVDRVTLARPLRESGAYQRGQAQPINPASLAVVDALGEVAGARVLDLAGGAGIKAAMLAARGAQVTSVDVEGRKHAAARQNLARLGLSADFVTHDLTGPLSLPPAPLVLLDAPCTGTGTLRAHPEIKLRLTPEAIGEMAALQSRMLPNAAALVQPGGLLVYSVCSVAPQEGAEVVADFLAAHPEFSPEPLPDLDLPTAPAGDGMLTVMEDGIDGFFIARLRRKP, encoded by the coding sequence ATGACGGCTCCGCGCCCCATCTTCAATCCGGCCCGAGCGCTGGCTGTTCGCGTCCTGATGCGCGTGCTGGCAGGCGAGACGTTCGCGGCCCCCGCGCTGGACAGTGCGCTGGCCGCTGCCCGGCTCCCGACCCGCGACGCAGGCCTCGCCACGCACATCGTCTACGGCACCCTGCGCCACGCGCCCACCCTAGAGGCCGCGCTGACACCCCTGCTGCGCGGCGAGACGCACCCCAAAACGAGGGCGTTGCTGCTGGCCGGGGCCTTCGAGAAGCTCGTGCTGGGCACGCCTCCCCACGCGGTCGTCAGCGAATACGTGGGGCTGGCGCGGGGGGCACGGCTGGCTCCGTCCGGCCTCGTGAACGCGGTGCTGCGGCGGATGGACCTTCCCCCCGTCACCGAGGAGACGCGCTTCGCCCTGCCCGGCTGGCTGATCCAGATGTTCCGGGCCGCTTACGGCGAGCGGGCCGAGGCGGTGATGGCCGACCTGCTGACGCCCCAACCGCTCTGGCTGAGCCTCTCGGAAGAGGGGGTCAGGGCGCTGGAAGCCGAGGGCAGCGCCGTGGAGCCGGGGCCGAACGGGGTGGACCGGGTCACGCTGGCGCGGCCCCTGCGCGAGAGTGGCGCCTATCAGCGGGGGCAGGCGCAGCCCATCAACCCAGCCAGCCTCGCGGTCGTGGACGCGCTGGGCGAGGTGGCGGGGGCGAGGGTGCTGGACCTCGCCGGGGGAGCGGGGATCAAGGCCGCCATGCTCGCGGCGCGGGGGGCGCAGGTCACCAGCGTGGACGTGGAGGGGCGCAAGCACGCCGCCGCCCGGCAGAATCTGGCGCGGCTGGGGCTGAGCGCCGACTTCGTGACCCACGACCTGACCGGGCCGCTGAGCCTGCCCCCCGCGCCCCTCGTGCTGCTGGACGCGCCCTGTACGGGGACGGGCACCCTCCGCGCCCACCCCGAGATCAAGCTGCGGCTGACCCCAGAGGCGATAGGGGAGATGGCGGCCCTCCAGAGCCGGATGCTGCCGAACGCCGCCGCGCTCGTGCAGCCGGGCGGTCTGCTGGTCTACAGCGTGTGCAGCGTCGCGCCGCAGGAGGGGGCAGAGGTCGTGGCCGACTTCCTCGCCGCACACCCGGAGTTCTCGCCCGAGCCGCTGCCCGATCTGGACTTGCCCACCGCCCCGGCCGGAGACGGCATGTTGACCGTCATGGAGGACGGTATAGACGGATTTTTCATCGCCCGGCTGCGGCGGAAGCCGTAG
- the deoD gene encoding purine-nucleoside phosphorylase, whose translation MTVHLNAKEGQIAETVLLPGDPLRAQHIAETFFENPELHNTVRGMHGYTGTYKGQRVSVQGTGMGIASSMIYVSELITGYGCKNLIRVGTCGSYQPHVHVRDLILAQAACTDSNINNIRFGAKTYAPIADFGLLLRAYQIAQERGFTSHVGNIMSSDTFYHDDFDQYKIWADFGVLGVEMEAAGLYTLAAKHGVRALTILTVSDHLVTREETTAEERQMTFNGMIEVALDAALGL comes from the coding sequence ATGACGGTTCACCTGAACGCCAAAGAAGGCCAGATCGCCGAAACCGTGCTGCTCCCCGGCGACCCCCTCCGCGCCCAGCACATCGCGGAGACGTTTTTTGAAAACCCCGAGCTGCACAACACCGTGCGCGGCATGCACGGGTACACCGGCACCTACAAGGGCCAGCGCGTCAGCGTGCAGGGCACCGGCATGGGCATCGCCAGTTCGATGATCTATGTCAGCGAACTGATCACCGGCTACGGCTGCAAGAACCTGATCCGGGTGGGCACCTGCGGGTCGTACCAGCCGCACGTGCATGTGCGCGACCTGATCCTCGCGCAGGCGGCCTGCACCGATTCGAACATCAACAACATCCGCTTCGGGGCCAAGACCTACGCGCCCATCGCGGACTTCGGGTTGCTGCTCCGGGCCTACCAGATCGCGCAGGAGCGGGGCTTCACCTCGCACGTCGGCAACATCATGTCGAGCGATACCTTCTACCACGACGATTTCGACCAGTACAAAATCTGGGCCGACTTCGGGGTGCTGGGCGTGGAGATGGAGGCCGCTGGGCTGTACACCCTCGCCGCCAAACACGGGGTCCGGGCGCTGACCATCCTGACCGTCTCCGATCACCTCGTCACGCGGGAGGAAACGACCGCCGAGGAGCGCCAGATGACGTTCAACGGGATGATCGAGGTGGCGCTGGACGCCGCACTAGGGCTGTAA
- a CDS encoding metallophosphoesterase family protein, whose protein sequence is MRLAVFGDIHGNLPALHAALTDMRAQGADAFLCLGDVALGGGWPRDCLAEVAALGCPVVRGNADRMLLEPVSPFSPRGFPDEEKLHEIDAWGHAQLTPADRRLVETYLPVAELPGLLGFHGSPERDDETLSAQTPDARLEALRTASGQHPIWVGGHTHKPLLRTLDGWTLLNPGSIGLPYERRGDRYVNLAQASYLLLGADGQVTFRTVPYDVRAVQQGILASGLPHAGWLAAEWVGT, encoded by the coding sequence ATGCGCCTCGCCGTCTTCGGGGATATCCACGGCAACCTCCCGGCCCTCCACGCCGCTCTGACCGACATGCGGGCACAGGGGGCCGACGCTTTCCTCTGTCTGGGAGACGTGGCCCTCGGCGGCGGCTGGCCGCGTGACTGTCTGGCCGAGGTCGCCGCGCTGGGCTGCCCCGTGGTGCGCGGCAATGCCGACCGGATGCTGCTGGAGCCTGTCTCACCCTTTTCCCCACGCGGCTTCCCGGACGAGGAGAAATTGCACGAGATTGACGCCTGGGGACACGCTCAACTCACGCCAGCCGACCGCCGCCTTGTAGAAACCTATCTTCCCGTCGCGGAGCTGCCCGGCCTCCTGGGATTTCACGGCAGCCCCGAGCGCGACGACGAGACGCTGAGCGCACAGACTCCAGACGCGCGGCTGGAAGCGTTGCGGACCGCCTCTGGGCAGCACCCCATCTGGGTCGGGGGCCACACCCACAAGCCTCTGCTGCGAACCTTGGACGGCTGGACTCTCCTCAATCCGGGAAGCATCGGCCTCCCCTACGAGCGGCGAGGCGACCGCTATGTCAACCTCGCCCAGGCCAGTTACCTGCTGCTCGGTGCAGACGGGCAGGTCACTTTCCGCACCGTGCCCTACGACGTGCGGGCCGTGCAGCAGGGCATTCTCGCCAGCGGCCTTCCCCATGCCGGGTGGCTCGCGGCCGAGTGGGTGGGCACCTGA